The nucleotide sequence GCCCTCTTCACCATCGTCCCGACGGCGGCGGCCCAGGACGGCGAGAACTGCTGGCTCGAGGAGGTCGATGCCGGCGAGGGCGAGACCGAGTGGGTCGAGCACTGCGACGACTCCGGTGGCGGCGGTGGCGAGGACGACGACGGTGACAACGGCGACGGCGAGTACGAGCCGCAGTGCGATCTCAGCATCTTCGACGACGTCCACGACGGCGCTTCGTTCTGGTGCGAGGGCACCACGGCGTGCTGGGGCAACTTCCCGTCGGTCTTCCCCGAGGACCAGTGGGAGGAGCTCGCCGGGTCGCCCTCGCCGGGCGAGGGCTACATCGTCACGTTCGTCGAATGCGTGCCGGGCGACGGCGGCGACTGGGCGTGGGTGCTGCCGCCCGAGGAGCAGGGCCCGAGCCTGTGGGATCTCGCCTGGCAGGCCTTCGGCAACCTCGCGACGCCCGACTTCACGCTGGCGTTCTCGCCGCCGGACCAGTCCTTCGTCAACCTGCCCACCTGGTACTGGGCCGACGGCCCGGCCGACGGCGAGCTGATCGGCGAGTCCACCGGCGCGGTCAACGCCATCGCGACGCCCAACCGCATCGAGGTCGACCCCGGCGACGGCAGCGGCGTCCTGGAGTGCCCGTTCGCCGTCGCCGAGAGCGACGAGTGCAACCACGTCTACGCGCAGGCGTCGGTCGACCACCCCGACGGCTACCCGGCCACCATGCGGCTGGTCTACGACATCGCCTTCACCAACGACGGCGCGCCGCTCGAGATCGACGGCCTGCCGACGACGCTCGAGAGCCCCTGGGTCGACGGCCCGCTCCCGGTCGCCGAGGCGCAGTCCATCATCATCGACTGAGTGCGGCCGCTCAGGCGGCCGGCACAGGGACGGGCGGCGGCGGGCCCACGTAGCGCGCCGCCGGCCGGATGATCTTGCTGTCGGCGGCCTGCTCGAGGATGTTCGCCGTCCAGCCGACCACCCGGGCGACCGCGAACGTCGGGGTGAACATCGCCCGCGGCAGCCCGCACTGCTCCATGACGACGCCCGCGTAGAACTCGACGTTGGTGTGCAGCTCGCGGTGCGGCTTGAGTTCGGCCAGGATCGCCTCGACCTGCCGTTCCACCTCGACGGCGAAGTCGGCCAGCGGGCCGCCGAAGCCGACCGCGATCTCGCGCAGCAGCCGCGACCGCGGGTCCTCGGTGCGGTAGACCGGGTGGCCGAAGCCCATGATGCGGTCGCCGGCCAGAACGCGCTCGCGCACCCACGACTGGATGCGGTCCGGCGTCCCGATGGCGTCGAGCGTGTCCAGCGCCCGGCTCGGCGCGCCGCCGTGCAGCGGTCCGGACAGCGCCGCGATGCCGCCGACCAGGCAGGCGGCGACGTCGGCGCCCGTTGAGGCGATGACCCTGCCGGTGAACGTCGACGCATTGAAGCCGTGGTCGATGGTGGAGATGAGGTAGCGCTCGACGGCGCGGGCGTGCTCGGGCGCCGGCTCCTGGCCGGACAGCAGGTACAGGTAGTTCGCCGCGTGCCCGAGATCGGCGCGCGGCTCGACCGGATCCAGCCCCTGCCCGAGCCGGTACAGCGCCGCCAGCAGCGTCGGCACGACGGCGCCGGCCAGCAGCGCGTCGTCGCGCCGCTCGGCGTCGGTGAGGTCGAAGACCGGCCGGAACCCGGCCGCGGCGCCGGTCAGTGACAGCGCCGTGCGCAGCCCGGCCATCGGGCCGGACGCCGCGCTCGCGCGGGCGATCGCCGGCAGCGCCGCGCGCACCTCGTCGGGCAGCACCCGCAGCTCGGCGACCCTGCGGGCGAACGCGGCCCCCTCGACGGCGGACGGCAGCGCGCCGTTCAGCATCAGGTACCAGACGTCCTCGAAGCCACGTGTCGCGGCCAGCTCGACGGCGGAGTACTCGCGGTAGTGGTAGAAGCCCTCGCGGCCACGGACGTCGCCGAGCATCGTCTCCGTGACGACGACCCCGGCCAGCCCACGCGGCACCTGTGCAGTCATGATCTCCTCCTACCGGCATCAATCAATCTCAGAATTCAGGTCATGCAAGGATCACGAACTCTCTCCAATCGGCATCCGCCCTGGACCGAGGACTCAGGGAGCCTTCGGCCCCCGTCGCCCTCGGTACTTGCATGACCCTCAAGGGTTGATTGACATGATAGATATATTGATTCGAGTCAATCTGGGGGTGGCCGATGGCAGAGCGCCGGCTGACGACGCAACAGGTCGCGGCCCGGCTCGGGGTGAAGCCCGAGACGGTGTACGCCTACGTCAGCCGCGGCCTGCTCGGCAGCCGCCGCGGACCCGGCGGCCGGGCCAGCACGTTCGACCCCGACGAGGTCGAGCGGCTGGCGCGGCGGCGACGCGGCCGCCCGGACGCCGCTCCCCTGTCGGCCCGCGACCAGGACGCCGCCGGCCCGGTCTATAGCGCCGTCACGCTGATCGAGGGCGACCGCTACTTCTACCGCGGCGTCGACCCGGTGGCGCTGGCGCAGCGGGTCTCGTTCGAGGCGGTCGCCTGGTGGCTGTGGACCGGCGACCAGCGGCCCGGGCCGGCGTTCGAGGCGCCGGCCGCGGGACTGGCCGCGGCCCGGGCGGTCGGTGCCGCGCTGCCGCCGCAGGCCGGGCTGGTCGACCGCTTGCGGGTGGCGGCGGTCGCGGCGGCCACGGCCGACCCGGTCCGGTTCGACCTGCGCCCCCGCACTGTCGCGGCGACGGCCCGCGGCCTCATCGCCACCTTCGTCGACGCGCTGCCCCGCCGCGACGGCGGCGACGGCGACCCCGCCGGCGACTCGATCGCGGCGCGGTTGTGGCCGCGGCTGACCACTCGCCCGGCCGACCCGTACGCCGTCGCGACGCTCGACACCGCGCTGGTGCTGCTGATCGACCACGGGCTGGCCGCGTCCACCGTCACCGCGCGGGCGGCGGCGTCGGCGCGCGCGCATCCGTACGCCGTCGTCTCCGCGGCCCTCGGCGCCGCCGAAGGACCGCTGCACGGCGCCGCCAGCGGGTTGGCGCACCGGATGCTCACCGACGTGCTCGAGCGGGGCGCCGGGCCGGTCGTCGCGGAGCACCTGCGGGCGGGGCGGCGGCTGCCCGGCCTGGGGCACCGGCTCTACCGCGCGACCGACCCGCGGGCGCAGGTGCTGTTCGAGCGGCTCGCGGCGGTCCCCGAGGCCGCGCCCGTGCTGGCCGCCGCGCACGCCGTCACCGAGACCGCCGCGACCCACCTGCCGCTGCCCGCGAACGTCGACCTCGCACTGGCCACGCTGTCCGTCTCGGCCGCGATGCCGCCGGAGGCCGGCGAGACGATCTTCGCGGTGGCGCGGACGGCCGGCTGGATCGCGCACGCGCTGGAGGAGTACGACGAGCGGGCGCTGCGGGTGCGGGTCACCGGGCGGTACGAGGGCCCGCCGCCACCGCAGCCGCTGCCGTCACTGCGCTGACGGCTCCGGCAGGTGCTCGACGGCCCAGGCGGAAATCTGGTCGAGCGCCGGCATCAGCGCCCGGCCGTGCTCGGTGAGCTCGTAGCTGACCGAGACCGGCGGGCCCTCGTCGACCTGGCGGTGCACCAGCTGGTGCTGCGTCAGCTCGGCCAGCCGGTCGGCCAGGACGGAGTCGCTGAGCCCTTCGATGGCACGGGACAGCTCGCGGAACCCGGCCGGGCCCGCTGACAGGCCGCCCAGGACCAGGGCGCTCCAGCGCTTGCCCAGGATCGTGAAGGCCCGGGTGAGGGCGGCGTCGGTGCGCCCACAGGCCTCCACGTCAGGGGTGGCCCGGACGCTCGCGGTCATGTGAGGAATACTAACGCGATCGACGTTGCTTCGATTTTCGTAGCCGCTACGAGAAGACTCGTAGCTTCGACTCTCCGAGGAGTACTCCGTGACCGAGACCCACGGCTCGCGCCCCTCCGTCGTCATCGTCGGCGGCGGGTTCGGCGGCATCAACGCCGCCAAGGCGCTCGACGAGGTGGCCGACGTGACGCTGGTCGACCCGTCCGACACGTTCCTGCACAACCTCGCGTCCTGGCGCGCGCTGGTCGAGCCGGCGTGGCTGGACCGGATCTTCCTGCCGTACGACCGGCTGCTCGCCCACGGCCGGTTCGTCCGCGACCGGGCCGTCGACGCCGACGGCACCGGCGTCACGCTGGCCTCCGGCGAGCGGCTGGCCGCCGACTACGTCATCCTCGCGACCGGCTCGTCCTACCCGTTCCCGGCCAAGACCGACGAGACCGACGTCGCCGTCGCGCGCAGCCGGTTCCTGGAGGCGCACCACGCGCTGCGGGAGTCCGGCCGCGCCCTGGTGATCGGCGCCGGCGCGGCCGGCCTGGAGCTGGCCGGCGAGATCAAGTCCGCCTACCCGGAGAAGGACGTCACGCTGGTCGACCTGGCCGACGACATCCTGCCCGGCCCGTACGACCAGGAACTGCGCGAGGAGCTGCGCCGCCAGCTCGACAAGCTCGGCGTCAGGCTGGTCCTCGGCAGCCCGCTGCACGCGCTGCCGGACGCCCCGGCCGCGACGGCGGCGCCGGTCACCGTCACCACCGAGGCCGGTGAGGAGCTGACCGCCGACATCTGGTTCCGCGCCTTCGGCGTGACCCCGGCCACCGGGTTCTTCACCGGCGCCCTGGCCGCGGCCCGCGACGCCCAGGGCTACCTGCGCGTCGACGACCAGCTGCGGGTCGCCGGCCACGACACCGTGTACGCGATCGGCGACATCGCCGACGCCGACCGCAACATGGCGGCGACCGCCCGGCTGCAGGCGGAGCTGGTCGCGGCCAACCTGACCGCGCGGATCACCGGCGAGGGCGAGGTGGCCGGCTACCAGAAGCTGCCGCCGCTGGTCGCCATCCCGCTCGGTCCCGAGGGCGGCGCCGGCCAACTCCCCGGCATCGACGGCGTCGCCGGCCCCGAGGTGATCTCGCAGGTCAAGGGCCGCGCCATGCTCATGGACAGCTACGACGACCTCTTCAACGTCGAGCCGGCGGCCTGACCGCTTCGATGGGTGAGCGTCTGCTGTCGCCAGGACGACAGCAGACGCTCACCCATGCCGTTCAGCGGGTGAAGGAGTACGCCGTCACGTCGGCGACCGGGCGGTAGCCGAGGGCGGCGTAGACGCGGTTCGAGGTGGGGTTGGCCAGGTCGGTGAAGAGCGAGCTGCGCGACGCTCCCGCGTCCAGCACCGCCTGGCTGACCGCCGCGACCAGCGCGGACGCATACCCGCGGCGGCGCCGGTCCGGAGGCGTGTAGACCGGCGCCACCCGCGCGACGCCCGCGACCGTGCGTGAGACGCCGACGAAGCAGGCCGGGCCGTCGTCGTCCCAGAGGTACGCGCGCTGCTCGGCGATCAGCAGGTCGACGACGCGCTCGGCGACGCTGGCGCCGGGCGCGGCGTTGGACTCCTCCTCGAACGCCATCGTCCAGGCGACCAGCAGGTCGCGGTCGGCCGGCCCGGCCACTCGCGCGGCACCGGACGACGGCCGCGGCGGCACGACGGTGTCGAGCTCGAACAGCCGCTGGTCCATCGAGACGGCGACCGTGCCGCCGGTGCGGCCCGCCCACGCCCCGGCGTACGCCGCGGACTGCTCGGCGACCCCGGTGACGCCGTCGATCTCGGGGGAGTGCTCGAGCAGCGCCAGTGCGAGCCGCTCGGCGCCGGGCGGCGCGGCGGAAACGTAGGCACGGAACGGCGGCGTCCAGACGGCGACCCCGGCGATGGCGCCGCCCCGGCCATCCCCGCCGGGCAGGATCGCGAACACGCCACCCCGCCCGGCGCCGCGGCGCTCGCGATCGACGGTGGTGAGCAGCACCGAGTGCAGCACGGGATCGCGCTCCAGCCACCCGTGCACGCGCTGCCAGAACTCCTGCGCATCGACACCGATCGAGACGGCCGGCATCAGCGCACCCGGGTGACGCGGCCCTCGTCCCAGACCGGCTCGGGCGCCTCGTAGACGGTGCCGTTGGCGCCGAACACCAGGAACCGGTCGAAGTCGCGGGCGAACCAGCGGTCGTGGGTGACCGCGAGCACCGTGCCGTCGAACGCCTCGAGACCCTCCTGCAGCGCCTCGGCCGACACGAGGTCGAGGTTGTCGGTGGGCTCGTCGAGCAGCAGCAACGTGGCGCCGGACAGCTCCAGCAGCAGGATCTGCAACCGCGCCTGCTGCCCGCCGGACAGCGACTCGAACGCCTGGTCGGCGGCGTGCGCCAGCTCGTAGCGGTCGAGCGCGCGGCTGGCCTCCTCGCGCGGCATGCCGGCCCGCCGGCCGTCGCCGCGGTGCAGGATCTCGAGCAGCGTGCGGCCCACCAGCTCGGGGTGGTCGTGCGTCTGCGCGAACCAGCCCGGGCGCACTCGCGCGCCCAGCCGGGCCAGCCCGGTGTGCGCGACCGGCGCGATCGGGACGTCGTCGACCGGCTCGTGCTCGGGCTCGGGGTCGGAGCCGCCGGCGGCCAGCAGCCGCAGGAAGTGCGACTTGCCCGAGCCGTTGGAGCCCAGGACGGCCACCCGCTCGCCGTACCAGACCTCGAGGTCGAACGGCTTCATCAGCCCGGTCAGCTCGAGCGACTCGCCGATGACGGCGCGCTTGCCGGTGCGCCCGCCGCGCAGCCGCATGCGCAGGTTCTGCTCGCGCGGCTGGTCCTCGGGCGGGCCGGCGTCCTCGAACCGCCGCAGCCGGGTCTGCGCCGCCTGGTAGCGGGCCGCCATGTCGGAGTTGTAGGCCGCCTTCTGCTTGTACATGAGCACGAGCGCCTTCAGCTTGGCGTGCTCTTCGTCCCAGCGCCGGCGCAGCTCCTCGAGCCGGGCGAACCGTTCGCGCCGCGCCTCGTGGTAGCTGCCGAAGCCGCCCGGGTGGACCCAGGCGGTGTTGCCGGCCGCACCCAGCTCGACGGTGACGACGCGGGTGGCGGTGCGGTGCAGCAGCTCGCGGTCGTGGCTGACGTAGAGCACCGTCTTGGCCGACTCGACCAGCCGGTCCTCGAGCCAGCGCTTGGCCGGCACGTCGAGGAAGTTGTCGGGCTCGTCGAGCAGCAGCACCTCGTCGGGGCCGCGCAGCAGCGCCTCGAGCATCAGCCGCTTCTGCTCGCCGCCGGACAGCGACGACACCTCGCGCCAGCGGCACCGCTCGAACGGGATGCCCAGCGCAGCCGTGGTGCAGACGTCCCACAGCACCTCGGTCTCGTACCCGCCGGCGTCGGCCCACTCGCCGAGCGCGGCGGCGTAGGTCATCTGGGTGGGCTCGTCGTCGCGGTCCATCATGGCCAGCTCGGCGGTGTCGACGGCGGCAGCGGCGGCCCGCACGCGCGGCGGCGCCACCGACAGCAGCAGGTCGCGGACGTCCTGGGCGTCGCGCGCCACGAACTGCCGCATGACGCCGAGCCCGCCGCTGCGCGTCACCGCTCCGCCGTGCGCGGCGAGGTCGCCGGCGACGATGCGCAGCAGGGTCGTCTTGCCCGACCCGTTCGCGCCGACCAGCGCGACCTTGGCGCCGTCGCCGACCCGGAACGAGACGTCGTCGAGCAGCACCCGCCCGTCGGGGAGGGTGAACGAGACGGCGTTGAGGTCGACGTGGCCCATGACGTCAGTCTCGCCCCGCCCAGCGGCACCGGTCGAGGGGTTTTCGCGGGTCAGAAGCCGGGCGGCTGCTCGCCGGACATGACGGCGACCAGGACGTCGGGGGCGAGGTCCTCCTTGTGGACGTACGCCCGCGCGCCGCTGGTGCGGGCGTCCTGCGGGAGGTCCGACGCCGGGTAGGTGGACATCAGCAGCACGACGGCGTCGGGCCGGGCGGCGAGCAGCCGGCGGGTGGCCTCGATGCCGGAGATGCCGGGCAGGTTGATGTCCATCAGCACCAGCCCCGGCCGCAGCGATGCCACCGCGGCCACCGCGTCCTCACCGCTGGCGGCCTCGCCGGCGACCCGGAACCCGGGCGTGGCGCCGACCACGAAGCGCGCGACGGACAGATAGGTCTCCTGGTCGTCGACCACGAGGACGTCGACGACGGCGGGCGGAGCCTCGGCGTGGGGGGTGTGCGGACTACCGGCCATGCAACCAGCATCGCTCGTGCGGTGCCCTCCGTGCCATCCGGCGGGCACCCGAACCCGCGGGGGTGCCAGCACCCCCGTCAGCGCAGCGAGGCAAGGTACAGCAGGACGGCGCTGACCCGCCGGTGCACGTCGGGTTCGGCGGTGAGGCCGAGCTTGGCGAACAGCGCGTTGATGTGCTTCTCGACCGCGCGCTCGGTGAGCACCAGCGCGGCCGCGACGCCGGCGTTGCTCTTGCCCTGCGCGATCTGCTCGAGCACCTCCAGCTCGCGCTTCGTCAGCGCGGCGAGCGGGTCGCCCGGCGGGCGGGTGCCGGCCACCAGCACCTCGACGACGCGGGGGTCGACGACGCTGCCGCCGCGGGCCACCTCGCGGACCGCCGCGGCCAGCTGGTCGGGCTCGCTGACCCGCTCCTTGAGCAGGTAGGCGCGCCGCTGCGAGCCGCCGGAGAGCAGCTCCAGCGCGTACGCGGGGGCGGCGTACTGCGACAGCACGACGACGCCGGTCTCGGGCGCGGTCTGCCGCAGCCGGGTGGCCGCGCGGATGCCCTCGTCGCTCGACGTGGGTGGCATGCGGATGTCCGTGACGACGACGTCGGGCCGGTGCTCGTCGACGGCGGCGAGCAGGCCGTCGAGGTCGCCGGCCACCGCGACGACCTCGAGGTCGTCGTACAGGCCGAGTACCCGCTGGACGCCCTCGCGCACCAGCAGGGCGTCGTCGGCGACGACGATGCGGACCCTGGCGGCTGTGGTCACGGGCGGGATCGTACCGGGTGCCGCTGTCACGGACGACGTCATACCGGCAGCGTCCCGCGCACGACGGTGCCCCGGCCCGGCCCGCTGACGACGGTCAGCCGGCCGCCCAGCGCGCCGAGCCGGTCGCGCATGTTGACGAACCCGTGGCTGCGCCCGGCCGTGGCCGGGTCGAAGCCGGCGCCGTCGTCGCACACCTCGAACGCCAGCCCGGTGCCGTTCAGCCCGACGTGGACGGTCACCGTCGCGTCCGGCCCGGCGTGCTTCCCGGCGTTCTGCATGGCCTCCAGGCAGCAGAAGTACACGGCGGCCTCCGCGCCGGGGGCGAACCGGCGATCGGTGGCGACGTCGACGGTCGTCGGGCGGACGGCGTGACCGGCGGCCGAGCGCAGCGCTTCGCCCAGCCCGTGCTCGCGCAGCAGCGGCGGGTAGATGCCGTGCGCGAGGTCGCGCAGCTCCGCCAACGTCTCCACGACGTCGCCGCGCAGCTCGTCCAGCAGCGCCGCGGTGTCACCGGACGCGAGCCGGCGGGCCAGTCCCAGCCGCACCGCCAGCGCCACGAGGCGCTGCTGCGCGCCGTCGTGCAGGTTGCGCTCGATCTCCCGCCGCGACGAGTCGGCCGCGGTGATGATCCGGGCGCGCGACTCGCGGACCTCGACCAGCTGCAGCGCGACGGCGGCCCGCAGGCCGGCGTTGTCCAGCTCCGGCCGGGCCGCGCCGACGGCGGCCTCCAGCAGGTCCCGCGGGGTGCCGGCCGTGGCGCCGACGCTCGCGATCGGCCGGTCCGGCGCGGAAAGCAGGACGTCGTCGTCGCCCGGGACCGCCGGCCGGCCGTCGCCGCTGACCCACTCGCCCCGGCCCTCGACCCAGTACGCCACCCGCAGGTCCGGGTCCGCGAGCGCTCGGCGGAGCACGTGCTCGATGGTCACGCCGGGCCGCGGGTCGTGGACGTGGTCGCGGACCATGCGCACGGCGTCGAACCGGCGCCGGTTGAACCGCCGGTCGACGGCGTCCTGCAGCCGTCCCCGCAGCGGCGCGGCCACGCTCACGGCGGCCAGGGTGGCGATGACGGCGGACAGCTGCGAGTCGCCGACGGCGGCGCCGGCCACGACCACCACGACGACGTACACCGCCGCCAGGACCGCGGTGAGCAGCGCGTACGTCAACGCCCGGCCGAGGATCCGGTCGACCTCGAACAGGTGGTACTGCGTGATGGCCAGCGCCGTCGCGACCGGCAGCAGCACGACGAACAGGCCGGCGACCACGCCCAGGACGGCCTGCGAACCCACGTACGACGCGACGAACGACGCCGCCACGAGCACCGGGATCAGCACGGCGGCCGGCGCCAGCCAGAGCAGCTGCTGCCGGGCCGTCCCCCGCGCCCGCCGGAACCGCACGAGCAGCGACACCGCGGCCACCACCAGGCCGGCGCCGGTCGCGATGATCACGGCGCCCCGGCCGACGTCCAGCACGTCACCGACGGCGCCGCCGGGCGCCCACGGGTTGTCCAGACCATCCAGCGGCGGCTCCGCGAGCGAGGGCGTGAGCTGCACCAGCACGACGCCGAGCACTCCGGCCACGACGGTGGCCCGCGCCGCCCACGCCCACCGCGGCGACAGCGGCCGCCCGTCCGGCGTCAGGTGGAACACCAGCGCGATGGCGACGAACCACAGCACGAACACCGAGTCGGCGAACAGCCCGGCGGCGGTCGCCAGCGGCAGCTCGCCCGGCCGCGCGATGGCCCCGTACGCCGCGTAGCCGGTCAGCGCGGGCCCGATCGCCTGCAGGTCCGCGA is from Jiangella alkaliphila and encodes:
- a CDS encoding citrate synthase/methylcitrate synthase — translated: MTAQVPRGLAGVVVTETMLGDVRGREGFYHYREYSAVELAATRGFEDVWYLMLNGALPSAVEGAAFARRVAELRVLPDEVRAALPAIARASAASGPMAGLRTALSLTGAAAGFRPVFDLTDAERRDDALLAGAVVPTLLAALYRLGQGLDPVEPRADLGHAANYLYLLSGQEPAPEHARAVERYLISTIDHGFNASTFTGRVIASTGADVAACLVGGIAALSGPLHGGAPSRALDTLDAIGTPDRIQSWVRERVLAGDRIMGFGHPVYRTEDPRSRLLREIAVGFGGPLADFAVEVERQVEAILAELKPHRELHTNVEFYAGVVMEQCGLPRAMFTPTFAVARVVGWTANILEQAADSKIIRPAARYVGPPPPVPVPAA
- a CDS encoding citrate synthase, whose translation is MAERRLTTQQVAARLGVKPETVYAYVSRGLLGSRRGPGGRASTFDPDEVERLARRRRGRPDAAPLSARDQDAAGPVYSAVTLIEGDRYFYRGVDPVALAQRVSFEAVAWWLWTGDQRPGPAFEAPAAGLAAARAVGAALPPQAGLVDRLRVAAVAAATADPVRFDLRPRTVAATARGLIATFVDALPRRDGGDGDPAGDSIAARLWPRLTTRPADPYAVATLDTALVLLIDHGLAASTVTARAAASARAHPYAVVSAALGAAEGPLHGAASGLAHRMLTDVLERGAGPVVAEHLRAGRRLPGLGHRLYRATDPRAQVLFERLAAVPEAAPVLAAAHAVTETAATHLPLPANVDLALATLSVSAAMPPEAGETIFAVARTAGWIAHALEEYDERALRVRVTGRYEGPPPPQPLPSLR
- a CDS encoding winged helix-turn-helix transcriptional regulator, producing the protein MTASVRATPDVEACGRTDAALTRAFTILGKRWSALVLGGLSAGPAGFRELSRAIEGLSDSVLADRLAELTQHQLVHRQVDEGPPVSVSYELTEHGRALMPALDQISAWAVEHLPEPSAQ
- a CDS encoding NAD(P)/FAD-dependent oxidoreductase, which encodes MTETHGSRPSVVIVGGGFGGINAAKALDEVADVTLVDPSDTFLHNLASWRALVEPAWLDRIFLPYDRLLAHGRFVRDRAVDADGTGVTLASGERLAADYVILATGSSYPFPAKTDETDVAVARSRFLEAHHALRESGRALVIGAGAAGLELAGEIKSAYPEKDVTLVDLADDILPGPYDQELREELRRQLDKLGVRLVLGSPLHALPDAPAATAAPVTVTTEAGEELTADIWFRAFGVTPATGFFTGALAAARDAQGYLRVDDQLRVAGHDTVYAIGDIADADRNMAATARLQAELVAANLTARITGEGEVAGYQKLPPLVAIPLGPEGGAGQLPGIDGVAGPEVISQVKGRAMLMDSYDDLFNVEPAA
- a CDS encoding GNAT family N-acetyltransferase codes for the protein MPAVSIGVDAQEFWQRVHGWLERDPVLHSVLLTTVDRERRGAGRGGVFAILPGGDGRGGAIAGVAVWTPPFRAYVSAAPPGAERLALALLEHSPEIDGVTGVAEQSAAYAGAWAGRTGGTVAVSMDQRLFELDTVVPPRPSSGAARVAGPADRDLLVAWTMAFEEESNAAPGASVAERVVDLLIAEQRAYLWDDDGPACFVGVSRTVAGVARVAPVYTPPDRRRRGYASALVAAVSQAVLDAGASRSSLFTDLANPTSNRVYAALGYRPVADVTAYSFTR
- a CDS encoding ABC-F family ATP-binding cassette domain-containing protein, which codes for MGHVDLNAVSFTLPDGRVLLDDVSFRVGDGAKVALVGANGSGKTTLLRIVAGDLAAHGGAVTRSGGLGVMRQFVARDAQDVRDLLLSVAPPRVRAAAAAVDTAELAMMDRDDEPTQMTYAAALGEWADAGGYETEVLWDVCTTAALGIPFERCRWREVSSLSGGEQKRLMLEALLRGPDEVLLLDEPDNFLDVPAKRWLEDRLVESAKTVLYVSHDRELLHRTATRVVTVELGAAGNTAWVHPGGFGSYHEARRERFARLEELRRRWDEEHAKLKALVLMYKQKAAYNSDMAARYQAAQTRLRRFEDAGPPEDQPREQNLRMRLRGGRTGKRAVIGESLELTGLMKPFDLEVWYGERVAVLGSNGSGKSHFLRLLAAGGSDPEPEHEPVDDVPIAPVAHTGLARLGARVRPGWFAQTHDHPELVGRTLLEILHRGDGRRAGMPREEASRALDRYELAHAADQAFESLSGGQQARLQILLLELSGATLLLLDEPTDNLDLVSAEALQEGLEAFDGTVLAVTHDRWFARDFDRFLVFGANGTVYEAPEPVWDEGRVTRVR
- a CDS encoding response regulator, which translates into the protein MAGSPHTPHAEAPPAVVDVLVVDDQETYLSVARFVVGATPGFRVAGEAASGEDAVAAVASLRPGLVLMDINLPGISGIEATRRLLAARPDAVVLLMSTYPASDLPQDARTSGARAYVHKEDLAPDVLVAVMSGEQPPGF
- a CDS encoding response regulator transcription factor, with protein sequence MTSSVTAAPGTIPPVTTAARVRIVVADDALLVREGVQRVLGLYDDLEVVAVAGDLDGLLAAVDEHRPDVVVTDIRMPPTSSDEGIRAATRLRQTAPETGVVVLSQYAAPAYALELLSGGSQRRAYLLKERVSEPDQLAAAVREVARGGSVVDPRVVEVLVAGTRPPGDPLAALTKRELEVLEQIAQGKSNAGVAAALVLTERAVEKHINALFAKLGLTAEPDVHRRVSAVLLYLASLR
- a CDS encoding sensor histidine kinase, with the protein product MTASRLRYAAVAVAVAIVPTGIALVLVFDELLRDAGRGDLTQGVTNGLVYVLAMVSAATVGAGLALHRPRHPVGWLFLGLADLQAIGPALTGYAAYGAIARPGELPLATAAGLFADSVFVLWFVAIALVFHLTPDGRPLSPRWAWAARATVVAGVLGVVLVQLTPSLAEPPLDGLDNPWAPGGAVGDVLDVGRGAVIIATGAGLVVAAVSLLVRFRRARGTARQQLLWLAPAAVLIPVLVAASFVASYVGSQAVLGVVAGLFVVLLPVATALAITQYHLFEVDRILGRALTYALLTAVLAAVYVVVVVVAGAAVGDSQLSAVIATLAAVSVAAPLRGRLQDAVDRRFNRRRFDAVRMVRDHVHDPRPGVTIEHVLRRALADPDLRVAYWVEGRGEWVSGDGRPAVPGDDDVLLSAPDRPIASVGATAGTPRDLLEAAVGAARPELDNAGLRAAVALQLVEVRESRARIITAADSSRREIERNLHDGAQQRLVALAVRLGLARRLASGDTAALLDELRGDVVETLAELRDLAHGIYPPLLREHGLGEALRSAAGHAVRPTTVDVATDRRFAPGAEAAVYFCCLEAMQNAGKHAGPDATVTVHVGLNGTGLAFEVCDDGAGFDPATAGRSHGFVNMRDRLGALGGRLTVVSGPGRGTVVRGTLPV